In the Brassica napus cultivar Da-Ae chromosome A7, Da-Ae, whole genome shotgun sequence genome, one interval contains:
- the LOC106403840 gene encoding mitogen-activated protein kinase homolog D5-like, translating to MEPIPNDAKYVQYNISGNIFEVPAKYKPPIMTLGSGGYGLVCSAVNSESNERVAIKKIMHACENPIQAKRTLREIKLLRHLEHENIVGIKDIIVPPQREFFEDVYIAFEMMDSDLYKVITSYEKLTKDHYQYFLYQILRGLKYIHSANVLHRDLKPSNLLVSVKCELKICDFGLARAASETHAMTEYVTTRWYRAPELLLNSSTYTKAIDMWSVGCIFLELMTGRPLFPGRDHVHQFCLILELIGSPTEYDIGSLNDSAKQYLRQLPWFARQSFYLKFPNVPYSAIDLVEKMLKFDPRQRISVEDALAHPFLETLHDITDEPVCTKPFDVDLEEHPLEVEQIKELIYQEALAFNAAQQQVKRKSDFSF from the exons ATGGAACCAATACCTAACGATGCTAAGTATGTACAATACAACATATCTGGCAATATCTTCGAAGTCCCCGCAAAGTATAAGCCACCGATCATGACTCTTGGCAGTGGTGGCTATGGCCTCGTTTG TTCGGCTGTGAACTCAGAGTCCAATGAGAGAGTAGCAATAAAGAAAATCATGCATGCTTGTGAAAACCCAATCCAGGCAAAGAGAACTCTCCGtgaaatcaagcttcttcgtcACTTAGAGCATGAAAAC ATTGTTGGAATCAAAGATATAATAGTGCCTCCTCAGAGAGAATTTTTTGAAGATGTTTACATTGCTTTTGAAATGATGGACAGTGACCTTTATAAAGTCATAACATCCTACGAAAAACTAACCAAAGATCATTACCAG TATTTCTTGTATCAAATCCTGCGCGGATTAAAGTACATTCATTCGGCCAATGTGTTACATAGAGATTTAAAACCGAGCAATCTCCTTGTGAGTGTGAAATGTGAGTTAAAGATCTGTGATTTTGGGCTTGCACGTGCGGCTTCAGAGACTCATGCAATGACTGAGTACGTTACCACAAGATGGTACCGTGCACCAGAGCTTCTATTGAACTCTTCTACTTATACCAAAGCTATAGATATGTGGTCTGTGGGCTGTATATTCTTGGAACTGATGACTGGCAGACCGCTCTTCCCCGGAAGAGATCATGTTCATCAGTTTTGTTTGATTCTTGAG TTGATAGGCTCTCCAACCGAATATGACATTGGATCGTTGAATGATAGTGCTAAGCAATACTTAAGGCAGCTTCCTTGGTTTGCTCGCCAATCATTCTATCTTAAATTCCCAAATGTGCCTTATTCAGCTATTGATTTGGTGGAGAAGATGCTAAAGTTTGACCCTAGACAGAGAATCTCAG TTGAGGATGCACTAGCTCATCCGTTTCTCGAGACTTTGCACGACATTACCGATGAACCAGTGTGCACGAAGCCCTTCGACGTTGATTTAGAGGAACATCCACTCGAAGTGGAGCAG